Part of the Benincasa hispida cultivar B227 chromosome 11, ASM972705v1, whole genome shotgun sequence genome, ttttccaattattaaattagattttttaaattgattcaacatttttaaattttgaaaaagatcaaatttttcaaaaaattgggtaagatttgggatatatttaaaatttcagtGTTAATTCTGCCTgagattccactgagaaaactcaaatatatgaatttcggTGTTAATTATGCTCGAGAATTCATCgagaaagctcaaatatatagaatctcgaTGTTATTTTTCCCGAGATTAACACCGAGATGTACATAATTTCGATGTATAATCTGACAAGACGTACCGATAAAGCCTCAAACAATCTCAAAGTtggaaaatgttgattttttaactaaaatctcatagtCGATCTCATCcgagaaaaaccatttttacaaattttcaaaaaagataTTAGTTTTGTAAGATAAAAATCGTGTTATTTCTTACCATTTTTCCAATATGTTATTTGTGGTGGCTGTTATTGATGTAAGTTTGAAGAATGGCATTTGTATGTATAACAAAATGTTCAACCTTTCCAAAAGTTTAGTGTATATtgtcattttctaaaattggctAAAGCTAGTTAGACATTTACAATGAGGAACGAACTGATGCCAGAATTATGTACATATTTACTATACTCTCCTCCCTCAAAATGGCATTTCTAGTTGGATGTAATttacttattcaaattttaggaGAAGcctttactattattttttctGGTGATGGATGTAGTTTAAGTAGTTTAAGTAAATGGAGGGCCTTTACATGAAAGCAAAGCAGGAAACCAatattaaaactcaaattttgaaATGCTCATGGAAAATGTGTACATATGTACCTTGTTGATGGGATTGCCATACTCGTTATTATAGTGATTAAGCGTTGCAAGTAATTGGGTTTTGCTTCTTGTCGTAAGAATTCTAATTAGTTCGTCATGATTGTATTCCTTGTCTGCTATCTTCTCATGGAGTATTTTAGCCTCTGATTTTGCCCAGGTTGTGTTCACTTCATCTCCTTCGTATCGGAGCGAGGTAATCAGAGGGACCAAAAGCTGCATATCAGGATGAATCAACAGCGAAAGCAGCATAAGTAAATTGAAATTATgtttacaacaattatagtcAGGAAATACCATTCACCTCAAATATCTCTTGGGTCAATCTGAGTGTATCAAGTATCAATGAATTCTACATGTTTTCTGATATTGCTTATAtgtttcaaaagttgtttttaccTTGCGGATATCTCCAGAAGTATGATATGCAACATCTCCTTCAAGAGATCTCTTGTAACGGGCATGATAAGCCTGTCTCACCTTGATTAGTTCGATTGATGTTCGAGTGCAAGCTATTTCCACAATAACCAAATTGTTTGAGGCTAAGATCCTAGTTACTTCATTAAGCAAAAATGCATCACGATCTGCAGGTTCTAATGTCCACAGAAGTACAATCCTCTGTAGGAAGCACAACAAAATTCATTACTAAAGCAGAAAAGAATGAGTAAATTCTGGAAAATTAGTTTGCTCTGTACAAATACTAATACTAGATAAACAGAATGGGAGATGAAATTCGCAACAAAGTCTTGCCTCAAAATCACTCGTAAGTTCCTTGTCTAGTTCTTTAAGAAGATCTTCACCATATGTCTCAGCATATGTTTTCCGGATTAAGCTTCTTTGAGCTGCATTTCTGTGGGACAAAATGGATATGATCAAGTCCTCGTTCGTTCCCCATCCTGCAAATTGATCGACCAAAAGTTCACAACGCAGTAGCTACTCAACGGAATGATAACCAGAAAGtataaatatcaaaatgaaGATCAGAGAGCCACTAAACTATACAGATTGCAGAAATAAAAGAGTAGCAACTGCTTAAGATTTCAATGTACTATTGAACCATCTAATACATAAATCGACCAAGATCAAGCAACAACCAAAGAAAAGCACGATCAAGCTGAAAGTTAGATAAATAGAAAGAATGCAATCACGATCTCCAGCGGATCAGAAAATCGAATGGACATAGCTTCATTTCGATTTACGTTAACGTGTTCACTTACCAAAAATGAGTAAAAAATTAGATAAGACCATAGCGAAGCTTCACCATAATCATCAATCAAGATGCAATAAAACCTCAATCCTCCAGAACATTGACTCACTCAAATGAGAAACTATAAAAGAAGGaacaaaatgaatgaaaatggaACGGAAAACGATTTGAATAGCAAACCTTGGAAAGCTTTGCGAAGCTGTTCACAGTCTTCGGCAGGAGAAGGAAGATGGTCTGGAATTTTGCTGGTCGCCATTGCCGCTAAACTTCTTTGATTGTGCTCCGGTCCGGAACTGTGAGAGTGTTTTCATGTGAGATCAGATTTGAATCTTGGAATGAAGGGGCGGGGACCCAATAAATAGCCGTTGACTTCCTTGTAATGTTGCACGTTCAACTTTCGAGTTTCGATTgcaatgaaatttaaaaattgtcctaaaaaaattaataataataaattaaaaaaaacttttgataccattttatagataaaagTTGAATCAAACTAGTAACGAtttaattcttattattttaaatttgtaaccattcaaatcaatttcaataagtaataatatagtttttaaacCTTGAAATGGGTAGAAATTTAGTACTTATCATGCAACTTTTAGGAAGGGGTattcaaaaaacccgatgacccAAAAAAACCGATCAACTCAATCCAAACCGTGCAGTTTGAGTTGAGTTATCA contains:
- the LOC120091540 gene encoding annexin D2-like, giving the protein MATSKIPDHLPSPAEDCEQLRKAFQGWGTNEDLIISILSHRNAAQRSLIRKTYAETYGEDLLKELDKELTSDFERIVLLWTLEPADRDAFLLNEVTRILASNNLVIVEIACTRTSIELIKVRQAYHARYKRSLEGDVAYHTSGDIRKLLVPLITSLRYEGDEVNTTWAKSEAKILHEKIADKEYNHDELIRILTTRSKTQLLATLNHYNNEYGNPINKDLKADRNDEYLKLLRTTIKSLTFPERHFAKILRLAINKLGTDEWALARVVASRAEIDMERIKEEYYRRNSVPLDRAIAKDTSGDYERMLLELIGHGDA